One window of Mesoplodon densirostris isolate mMesDen1 chromosome 15, mMesDen1 primary haplotype, whole genome shotgun sequence genomic DNA carries:
- the C15H18orf32 gene encoding UPF0729 protein C18orf32 homolog, whose product MVCIPCIVIPVLLWVYKKFLEPYIYPLISPFVSCMWPRKAIRESSDKNKGKIDCKGADVNGLPTRGPTEISDEKKD is encoded by the exons ATGGTGTGCATTCCTTGCATTGTCATTCCAGTTCTGCTCTGGGTCTACAAAAAGTTCCTGGAACCATATATATACCCTCTGATTTCCCCCTTTGTTAGTTGTATGTGGCCTAGGAAAGCTATACGAGAATCCAGTgataaaaacaaaggcaaaatagACTGTAAG GGTGCAGACGTAAATGGATTACCGACAAGAGGACCAACAGAAATCTCTGACGAAAAGAAAGACTAA